One window of the Rubrobacter aplysinae genome contains the following:
- the dapB gene encoding 4-hydroxy-tetrahydrodipicolinate reductase — protein MPRVAIIGVAGRMGRELCRAAIDDPEIELVGGTVEPGAPELGADLGGLCGTVEMGLYATEELPEADAVIEFSTPEATIEHLRFDTPHVIGTTGLSAEQQAEVGAAASEKPIVLAPNMSVGINLLGEVVRELSEKLGTAYDIELVESHHRHKQDAPSGTALFLAEAAAEGRGLPLDELATYGRQGRQPREDGEIGIHALRGGAVVGEHRVVFYSQGEEVEVTHRALSRQTFAMGAMRAAKFAADSGPGLYTMSDVLEV, from the coding sequence TTGCCACGCGTAGCGATAATCGGGGTGGCGGGCCGCATGGGCCGCGAGCTGTGCCGGGCCGCCATAGACGACCCGGAGATAGAGCTCGTGGGCGGCACCGTCGAGCCCGGCGCGCCCGAGCTCGGCGCGGACCTCGGCGGCCTGTGCGGCACGGTAGAGATGGGGCTGTACGCCACCGAGGAGCTCCCCGAGGCCGACGCCGTCATCGAGTTCTCCACCCCGGAGGCCACCATCGAGCACCTCCGCTTCGACACGCCGCACGTTATCGGGACGACCGGGCTCTCCGCCGAGCAGCAGGCCGAGGTCGGGGCGGCGGCCTCGGAGAAGCCCATCGTGCTCGCCCCGAACATGAGCGTCGGCATCAACCTGCTCGGGGAGGTCGTGCGCGAGCTCTCGGAGAAGCTCGGGACGGCCTACGACATAGAGCTCGTCGAGAGCCACCACCGCCACAAGCAGGACGCGCCCTCCGGGACCGCGCTGTTCCTGGCCGAGGCCGCCGCCGAGGGCCGGGGCCTCCCGCTGGACGAGCTGGCGACGTACGGCAGACAGGGCCGCCAGCCCCGCGAGGACGGTGAGATCGGCATCCACGCCCTGCGTGGCGGCGCGGTCGTCGGCGAGCACCGGGTGGTGTTCTACTCGCAAGGAGAGGAGGTCGAGGTCACCCACCGCGCCCTCTCCCGGCAGACCTTCGCGATGGGCGCGATGCGGGCCGCGAAGTTCGCAGCGGACTCCGGGCCCGGCCTCTACACCATGTCAGACGTGCTGGAGGTTTAG
- a CDS encoding haloalkane dehalogenase, whose translation MDIYRTPEERFSNLPGFPYEPRYREWEGMRLAYIDEGPRDAPPVVLLHGEPTWSYLYRKVMGPLLEAGYRCVVPDLPGFGRSDKPTDDDWYTYARHTDAMVSLMEELDLSNITLVVQDWGGPIGFRVAALECPERVGRFVVMDTGVFTGHQRMSREWLQFRDFVARNPDVPVGMLIERATVTGLPSEVVSAYEAPFPDERSKAGPRTFPPLIPLEPDDPGAAEGQRVAQALSGDGRPALFLWADSDPVLPLDPVGHALAELFPNAEAPETVESAGHFLQEDAGDRIGRRISDWLVSDRPAD comes from the coding sequence ATGGACATATACCGCACGCCAGAGGAACGCTTCAGCAACCTGCCCGGCTTCCCCTACGAGCCCCGCTACCGTGAGTGGGAGGGCATGAGGCTGGCCTACATAGACGAGGGCCCCCGGGATGCCCCGCCCGTCGTGCTGCTGCACGGCGAGCCGACGTGGTCATACCTGTACCGCAAGGTGATGGGCCCGCTCCTCGAAGCCGGGTACCGCTGCGTCGTCCCCGACCTGCCCGGCTTCGGGCGCTCGGACAAGCCCACGGACGACGATTGGTACACCTACGCCCGGCACACCGACGCCATGGTCTCTCTGATGGAGGAGCTGGACCTCTCAAACATAACGCTCGTCGTGCAGGACTGGGGCGGTCCGATAGGCTTCCGGGTGGCGGCCCTGGAATGCCCGGAGCGCGTCGGGCGCTTCGTGGTGATGGACACCGGAGTGTTTACAGGCCACCAGCGGATGAGCCGGGAGTGGCTACAGTTCAGGGACTTCGTCGCCCGCAACCCGGACGTGCCGGTCGGGATGCTGATCGAGCGCGCCACGGTAACCGGTCTCCCGTCGGAGGTGGTCTCCGCCTACGAGGCCCCCTTCCCCGACGAGCGCTCCAAGGCCGGACCCCGAACCTTTCCGCCCCTGATCCCGCTGGAGCCCGACGACCCGGGCGCGGCCGAGGGGCAGCGGGTGGCACAGGCGCTATCCGGCGATGGCCGTCCCGCGCTCTTTCTCTGGGCCGACTCCGACCCCGTGCTGCCGCTGGACCCCGTGGGCCACGCGCTGGCGGAGCTCTTCCCGAACGCGGAAGCCCCGGAGACGGTCGAGAGCGCCGGACACTTCCTGCAGGAGGACGCCGGAGATAGGATCGGGCGCAGAATCTCCGACTGGCTAGTCTCCGACCGGCCCGCAGACTAG
- a CDS encoding zinc metalloprotease yields the protein MITALYLALIAAAVYLFAGPPLTLLHELGHALPLALAGQQATIYMGRPDPRARPTFDFGKVELRIRRPVGFGGECRYEEPERGFSPEGRLLVALGGPAASASATLVFGLGSYLAPDGPVSALLAVLAFVAFAQVLLAMIPIHYPDWLGRAGGKPSDGLRALWAMDTTAAVGSESAEGDGDDSRTR from the coding sequence ATGATCACCGCCCTGTATCTGGCGCTGATAGCGGCCGCCGTTTACCTGTTCGCCGGTCCGCCGCTGACGCTGCTGCACGAGCTGGGCCACGCCCTGCCGCTCGCGCTCGCCGGGCAGCAGGCCACGATATACATGGGACGCCCGGACCCCCGCGCGCGGCCGACCTTCGACTTCGGCAAGGTCGAGCTGAGGATAAGGCGTCCTGTCGGCTTCGGCGGCGAGTGTCGCTACGAGGAGCCCGAACGAGGCTTTTCCCCCGAGGGCAGGCTCCTGGTCGCCCTCGGGGGCCCGGCGGCCTCCGCCTCCGCCACGCTGGTCTTCGGGCTCGGGAGCTATCTTGCGCCGGACGGGCCGGTCTCTGCCCTGCTGGCGGTGCTCGCCTTCGTCGCGTTCGCGCAGGTGTTGCTGGCCATGATCCCGATCCACTACCCGGACTGGCTCGGTAGGGCCGGAGGAAAACCCAGCGACGGCCTGCGGGCTCTGTGGGCGATGGACACTACGGCCGCGGTGGGCTCAGAAAGCGCGGAGGGCGACGGGGACGACTCCCGGACCCGCTAG
- a CDS encoding sensor domain-containing diguanylate cyclase — translation MELANDGGDGGDLPLSVHARYGSEMITIMEPWGVPRYESPNIDRVLGYRPIDDFEGGPEGGKWTEMIHPDDVEKMSESVKRSISEPGEHPPVEYRIKDAEGRWRWFESRGVNLTDDPEVAGIVVSTHEITERKQTECALAESERRLRALTEGAPVIMFAFDTEGVITFDAGSRLSALGLSPGSTVGVSVFELYEDRPRVLGHMRRALAGYEVVDIVDIEGPSGTLFFDTRYSPQWNSAGEVEGVVGVATDVTERKRLEDELAYRATHDSLTGLPNRALFQDRLQHALERSRREAWPLAVLLLDLDGFKSVNDSWGHDAGDELLVAASRRLEGLLRPSDTVCRLGGDEFALLLEGTGEEGACTVAQRITEEFAKPFRFPESGLEASVTVSLGIAQQDSSETGDAPPDEPSEKPDPHYSSGWTKSLLRRADRAMYEAKAQGKAGYRVA, via the coding sequence TTGGAGCTAGCTAACGACGGAGGAGACGGAGGAGACCTGCCTCTCTCTGTACACGCCCGCTACGGTTCCGAGATGATCACCATCATGGAGCCCTGGGGCGTGCCCCGGTACGAGAGCCCGAACATAGACCGCGTACTGGGTTACAGACCCATAGACGACTTCGAGGGCGGCCCCGAGGGCGGTAAGTGGACAGAGATGATCCACCCCGACGACGTGGAGAAGATGTCGGAGTCGGTAAAGAGGAGCATCTCGGAGCCCGGAGAGCATCCCCCGGTAGAGTACCGGATAAAGGACGCCGAGGGCCGCTGGCGGTGGTTCGAGTCCCGGGGGGTCAACCTGACGGACGACCCCGAGGTGGCCGGCATAGTGGTCTCCACGCACGAGATCACGGAGCGCAAGCAGACCGAGTGCGCCCTCGCCGAGAGCGAGCGGCGTCTGCGGGCCCTCACGGAGGGCGCGCCGGTAATAATGTTCGCCTTCGACACAGAGGGCGTGATCACCTTCGACGCCGGCAGCCGGCTCTCGGCCCTCGGGCTCTCTCCCGGCTCGACCGTCGGGGTTTCCGTCTTCGAGCTCTACGAGGACCGGCCCCGCGTGCTCGGCCACATGCGGCGGGCCCTCGCCGGCTATGAGGTGGTGGACATAGTGGATATAGAAGGGCCTTCCGGCACGCTCTTCTTCGACACCCGTTACTCGCCGCAGTGGAACTCCGCCGGAGAGGTCGAGGGCGTGGTCGGGGTCGCCACCGACGTGACCGAGCGCAAGCGCCTGGAGGACGAGCTGGCTTACCGGGCGACGCACGACTCCCTGACCGGGCTGCCGAACCGGGCCCTGTTCCAGGACCGCCTGCAACACGCGCTGGAGCGCTCCCGGCGTGAGGCCTGGCCCCTGGCGGTGCTGCTCCTGGACCTCGACGGCTTCAAGAGCGTGAACGACTCCTGGGGCCATGACGCCGGCGACGAGCTGCTGGTGGCCGCCTCTCGCCGGCTGGAAGGCCTCCTGCGCCCCTCAGACACCGTCTGCCGCCTGGGCGGCGACGAGTTCGCGCTGCTACTGGAGGGCACCGGCGAGGAGGGCGCTTGCACGGTGGCGCAGAGGATAACCGAGGAGTTCGCAAAGCCGTTCAGGTTCCCGGAAAGCGGCCTCGAGGCCTCTGTCACCGTGAGCCTCGGTATAGCGCAACAAGACTCTTCGGAAACCGGAGACGCGCCGCCGGACGAGCCATCCGAAAAGCCCGATCCCCACTACTCGTCGGGGTGGACGAAGAGCCTGCTCCGGCGGGCCGACCGGGCCATGTACGAGGCAAAGGCCCAGGGTAAGGCGGGCTACCGCGTGGCCTAG
- a CDS encoding thioredoxin domain-containing protein yields the protein MTDTATHPVTEGASTVPLFELPDERGGAFSLPERLPEGPVVLLFYRGDW from the coding sequence TTGACGGACACGGCGACACACCCGGTCACGGAGGGGGCATCCACCGTCCCCCTATTCGAGCTGCCCGACGAACGGGGCGGCGCTTTCAGCCTGCCGGAGAGGCTACCCGAGGGTCCGGTGGTGCTCCTGTTCTACCGGGGCGACTGGTGA
- a CDS encoding SDR family oxidoreductase: MSSDQNDQNDQNSPQSDYPFPEFGEQSQEHPGLAGRMSPVPDHGEDSYQGSGKLQGRAAVITGGDSGIGRAVAIAFAREGADVLISYLEAEEEDARDTVGYIEQAGHKAVAMPGDITDEEQCRRVIDRAAEEFGRLDVLVNNAAFQMARGGIAEIPAEEFDHTFKTNIYAPFHLSKRALEHMVPGGVIINTTSIQGTEPSNSLLAYASTKGALVAFNEGLAQETIQRGIRVNSVAPGPVWAPLIPATLPAESVSGFGQGSPTGRPAQPAELAPAYVYLASDESSYINGETIGVTGGMPL; this comes from the coding sequence ATGAGCTCCGACCAAAACGACCAGAACGACCAGAACAGCCCGCAGTCAGACTATCCGTTCCCGGAGTTTGGCGAGCAGAGCCAGGAGCATCCGGGCCTCGCGGGGCGCATGAGCCCGGTACCCGACCACGGCGAGGATAGCTACCAGGGCTCCGGCAAGCTACAGGGGCGCGCGGCCGTGATCACCGGCGGCGACTCCGGCATCGGGCGCGCGGTGGCTATCGCTTTCGCCCGCGAGGGAGCGGATGTCCTGATCTCGTACCTCGAAGCGGAGGAGGAGGACGCCAGAGACACCGTCGGTTACATCGAGCAGGCCGGGCACAAGGCGGTTGCCATGCCCGGAGACATCACCGACGAGGAGCAGTGCCGCCGCGTCATAGACCGGGCCGCCGAGGAGTTCGGTCGGCTGGACGTGCTGGTGAACAACGCCGCCTTCCAGATGGCCCGGGGCGGGATAGCCGAGATCCCCGCCGAGGAGTTCGACCACACCTTCAAGACCAACATCTACGCCCCCTTCCACCTCTCAAAGCGGGCGCTGGAGCACATGGTTCCTGGCGGTGTAATCATCAACACCACCTCCATACAGGGCACCGAGCCGAGCAACTCGCTGCTGGCCTACGCCTCCACCAAGGGCGCGCTCGTCGCGTTCAACGAGGGCCTGGCCCAGGAGACGATACAGCGTGGCATCCGGGTAAACTCCGTCGCCCCCGGCCCCGTGTGGGCCCCCCTGATACCGGCCACGCTCCCCGCGGAGTCGGTCTCGGGCTTCGGTCAGGGCTCCCCGACCGGGCGTCCGGCCCAGCCCGCCGAGCTCGCCCCGGCCTACGTGTACCTGGCCTCCGACGAGTCGAGCTACATAAACGGCGAGACCATCGGCGTCACCGGCGGCATGCCCCTCTAG
- a CDS encoding TIGR04282 family arsenosugar biosynthesis glycosyltransferase: protein MSATDGGIKEAFYIIAKAPRPGFAKTRLGEEIGHERAAALYRALLQDLAARFSGSGYEPGWYLTPPDALPEMRPLIGSPSKVLFQEEGDLTRRQRELFRLAAGREEERVVLAGADVPTLDAGIVRTAFELLEVHDLVLGPTRDGGYYLIGMRDPGVTLSRGVLDGVPMGTGSELDDLARKARGSGLSVGWVERLFDVDTAEDLESLRKVANRGDLANTRAALEALGLSHEPG from the coding sequence ATGAGCGCGACGGACGGCGGGATCAAAGAGGCTTTCTACATAATCGCCAAGGCCCCGAGACCGGGGTTCGCCAAGACGCGCTTGGGGGAGGAGATCGGCCACGAGCGGGCCGCCGCGTTGTACCGGGCGCTCTTGCAGGATCTTGCCGCGCGGTTCTCCGGCTCGGGTTACGAGCCCGGCTGGTACCTGACGCCGCCGGACGCGCTACCCGAGATGCGGCCCCTGATCGGCTCTCCGTCCAAGGTGCTGTTTCAGGAGGAGGGCGATCTCACAAGGCGGCAGCGGGAGCTTTTCCGGCTCGCCGCCGGGCGCGAGGAGGAGCGCGTCGTGCTGGCCGGTGCGGACGTGCCCACGCTGGACGCCGGTATCGTGCGGACGGCGTTCGAGCTCCTAGAGGTTCACGACCTCGTCCTCGGGCCGACACGCGACGGCGGCTACTATCTCATAGGTATGAGAGATCCCGGCGTCACGCTCTCCCGGGGGGTGCTCGACGGCGTCCCGATGGGCACCGGCTCCGAGCTCGACGACCTCGCGCGGAAGGCCCGTGGCTCGGGGCTCTCCGTGGGGTGGGTGGAGCGGCTGTTCGACGTGGACACCGCGGAGGACCTGGAGAGTCTGCGGAAGGTGGCGAACCGAGGGGATCTGGCGAACACCCGCGCCGCCCTGGAAGCGCTTGGCCTCTCGCACGAGCCGGGGTAA
- a CDS encoding VOC family protein, which translates to MIRGLNHLTFAVSNLGVSFDFYTRALGLSPVARWEGGAYLLTGEDWITLIADPAVQDNPHPDYTHAAFTVGPEDFDEASRRVLGAGARLWQRNGTEGTSLYFTDPDGHRLELHASDLAARLAAEREDPPLGMEFYRGSADSAEGPEFEA; encoded by the coding sequence ATGATACGGGGCCTCAACCACCTGACCTTCGCCGTCTCCAATCTGGGGGTCTCGTTCGACTTCTATACCCGGGCGCTCGGGCTTTCGCCGGTGGCGCGGTGGGAGGGAGGCGCGTACCTGCTGACCGGGGAGGACTGGATCACGCTCATCGCCGACCCCGCCGTCCAGGATAACCCGCACCCGGACTACACTCACGCCGCATTTACCGTCGGTCCAGAGGATTTCGACGAGGCGAGCCGTCGCGTTCTCGGAGCGGGGGCGCGGCTCTGGCAGAGAAACGGCACCGAGGGTACGTCGCTGTACTTCACGGACCCCGACGGGCACAGGCTGGAGCTGCACGCCTCGGATCTCGCCGCCCGGCTCGCGGCCGAGCGCGAGGACCCGCCGCTGGGGATGGAGTTCTACCGGGGCTCTGCGGATTCTGCGGAAGGACCGGAGTTCGAGGCGTGA
- the dapA gene encoding 4-hydroxy-tetrahydrodipicolinate synthase, with protein MFSGALTALITPFRDGELDVEALEGMVEHGIRQGIHGLVPCGTTGETPTLSEKEDRTVIETVVRVSNGRVPVIAGTGSNSTESAIKYTKMAEEAGADGSLQVAPYYNKPTQEGLYRHFSEISKSTDLPLILYNIPGRTGVAISAETTARLAEIPGVVGTKDATHSMDEISDLRRMCGTEFSILSGDDSLTLPIMALGGNGVISVAANVAPGAMSDLVTALRSPDATEVDRGRALHYEMLPLFRALFLETNPIPVKTAAALIGLCSDEMRLPLAPLSGKNLAYMEEMLETMPQLLPAPEEA; from the coding sequence ATGTTTAGCGGCGCTTTGACGGCACTCATAACGCCCTTCCGCGACGGCGAGCTCGACGTGGAGGCACTGGAAGGCATGGTCGAGCACGGGATACGGCAGGGCATCCACGGCCTCGTCCCCTGCGGCACCACCGGCGAGACCCCCACACTTTCGGAGAAGGAGGACCGCACGGTCATAGAGACCGTGGTCCGGGTGTCGAACGGGCGCGTGCCCGTTATCGCGGGCACCGGCTCCAACTCCACCGAGAGCGCCATAAAGTACACGAAGATGGCCGAGGAGGCGGGCGCGGACGGCTCGCTGCAGGTCGCACCGTACTACAACAAGCCGACCCAGGAAGGATTGTACCGGCACTTTTCCGAGATCTCGAAGAGCACCGATCTTCCCCTCATCCTGTACAACATCCCGGGCCGCACGGGCGTCGCCATCTCGGCAGAGACCACGGCGCGCCTCGCCGAGATCCCGGGCGTCGTGGGCACCAAGGACGCGACCCACTCGATGGATGAGATCTCGGATCTCCGCCGCATGTGCGGCACCGAGTTCTCCATCCTATCGGGCGACGACTCGCTGACGCTGCCCATAATGGCGCTCGGGGGAAACGGCGTGATCTCGGTCGCCGCAAACGTAGCACCCGGCGCGATGAGCGACCTCGTCACGGCCCTGCGCAGCCCCGACGCCACGGAGGTAGACCGGGGCCGGGCGCTGCACTACGAGATGCTGCCGCTCTTCCGGGCGCTCTTTTTGGAGACGAACCCCATCCCCGTGAAGACGGCGGCGGCTCTCATAGGGCTCTGCTCGGACGAGATGCGCCTGCCGCTCGCCCCGCTCTCCGGCAAGAACCTGGCCTACATGGAGGAGATGCTGGAGACCATGCCCCAGCTGCTCCCGGCCCCGGAAGAGGCGTAG
- a CDS encoding DUF4174 domain-containing protein: protein MDPFPEKPRRLLVFAPAAEDARLLRQRELLSGAAEGLSDRDLRVEYLTGDRAAPARREYGVAADVFAALLVGRDGGVKRRYPELVASDELFGHVDEMPLRRREMREAEEGREGRGEGP, encoded by the coding sequence CTGGACCCTTTCCCGGAGAAACCGCGGCGGCTACTCGTCTTCGCACCCGCCGCGGAGGACGCCCGCCTCCTCCGGCAGCGAGAGCTGCTCTCCGGCGCAGCGGAGGGGCTCTCCGACCGGGACCTGCGGGTCGAGTACCTGACCGGAGACCGGGCCGCGCCCGCCCGGCGGGAGTACGGCGTCGCTGCGGACGTTTTCGCGGCCCTTCTCGTGGGCCGGGACGGCGGCGTGAAACGCCGCTACCCGGAGCTCGTCGCCTCGGACGAGCTGTTCGGCCACGTAGACGAGATGCCCCTGCGCCGCCGGGAGATGCGAGAGGCGGAAGAGGGGCGTGAGGGTCGCGGGGAAGGACCTTGA
- a CDS encoding CPBP family intramembrane glutamic endopeptidase gives MSRQEILTQPFVEELENGRRRPRALWRILAQLVLFLVASAFLTAPLVLVFAAMGAPGGGSPQPSGGGLLLISSVASLLAALLAVWAAGRFLDRRRLRDYGLRLNRGWWLDLGFGLALGAALMTAIFLIELGMGWVSVTGGFATGSPGGAPFWLAILGPVATFVCVGVYEELLTRGYQLKNISEGLGGVIGPRTAILTAWILTSSVFGLLHLPNPNSTLLSTVNIALAGLMLGAGYILGGSLAIPIGLHITWNFFQAGVFGFPVSGLDSGRASFLAVEQGGPEAWTGGPFGPEAGLLTVFATLLGVLLISLWMRLRNGKVGLHLPLAARPGDHASNSGPSAESAEPR, from the coding sequence TTGAGCAGGCAGGAGATCCTGACCCAGCCTTTCGTAGAGGAGCTCGAGAACGGGCGGCGCAGGCCGCGGGCCCTGTGGCGCATACTGGCGCAGCTCGTGCTCTTTCTGGTGGCTAGCGCGTTCCTGACCGCGCCGCTCGTGCTGGTCTTTGCCGCCATGGGCGCGCCCGGCGGCGGTTCTCCACAGCCGTCGGGGGGCGGTCTGCTGCTCATCAGCAGCGTCGCCTCGCTGCTCGCGGCCCTCCTGGCGGTGTGGGCGGCGGGGCGTTTTTTGGACCGGCGGCGGCTGCGGGACTACGGGCTGAGGCTGAACCGGGGGTGGTGGTTGGATCTCGGCTTCGGCCTAGCGCTGGGAGCCGCGCTAATGACGGCGATCTTCCTGATAGAGCTCGGTATGGGCTGGGTGAGCGTTACCGGGGGCTTTGCGACCGGCTCTCCGGGCGGCGCGCCATTCTGGCTCGCCATACTCGGCCCGGTGGCGACGTTCGTGTGCGTCGGAGTGTACGAGGAGCTGCTCACCCGGGGTTATCAGCTCAAGAACATCTCCGAAGGGCTCGGGGGTGTGATCGGCCCTCGGACGGCGATCCTCACCGCCTGGATACTGACCTCCTCGGTGTTCGGCCTGCTGCACCTGCCGAACCCGAACTCCACGCTCCTAAGCACGGTAAATATCGCCCTGGCCGGGCTCATGCTCGGGGCAGGCTACATCCTCGGCGGTAGCCTGGCCATCCCGATAGGGCTCCACATTACCTGGAACTTCTTCCAGGCCGGCGTATTCGGCTTCCCGGTAAGCGGCCTCGACTCCGGGCGGGCCAGCTTCCTCGCCGTCGAGCAGGGCGGTCCCGAGGCGTGGACCGGCGGGCCCTTCGGCCCCGAGGCCGGGCTGCTCACGGTGTTCGCCACCCTACTCGGGGTGCTCCTGATCTCGCTCTGGATGCGCCTGCGAAATGGCAAGGTGGGCCTGCACCTGCCGCTGGCCGCCCGCCCGGGGGATCACGCCTCGAACTCCGGTCCTTCCGCAGAATCCGCAGAGCCCCGGTAG
- a CDS encoding CBS and ACT domain-containing protein, whose amino-acid sequence MFQMRDLMTPAPVTLGTGSTAAEALALCNEHEIRHVIVLEGGDGGKLAGILSDRDLRDASPAIGADTDQKTALEKLTVREIMTPDPITVHPQDLVGFAAQEMYERKIDALPVISEDGDEEELIGIVTSTDVMRALVTLTGVHEPGTQVQVTAPDRAGIIAEVADEIRALDADIVSVLSRPEKKFENRTMIFRLAVEDPSTVVQSLEMAGYSASWLTIPRRPRR is encoded by the coding sequence ATGTTTCAGATGCGGGATCTCATGACCCCGGCGCCCGTGACGCTCGGGACGGGGTCCACGGCGGCGGAGGCCCTGGCCCTTTGTAACGAGCACGAGATACGCCACGTCATCGTCCTGGAGGGGGGCGATGGAGGCAAGCTCGCGGGCATACTCTCCGACCGGGACCTCAGGGACGCGAGCCCGGCCATAGGCGCGGACACGGATCAGAAGACCGCGCTGGAGAAGCTCACGGTCCGGGAGATAATGACCCCGGACCCGATCACGGTCCATCCCCAGGACCTCGTCGGGTTCGCCGCCCAGGAGATGTACGAGCGCAAGATAGACGCGCTGCCCGTCATCTCCGAGGACGGCGACGAGGAGGAGCTTATCGGGATCGTCACCTCCACCGACGTGATGCGGGCGCTCGTCACCCTCACCGGGGTCCACGAGCCCGGCACCCAGGTCCAGGTAACGGCTCCGGACCGAGCCGGGATCATCGCCGAGGTCGCCGACGAGATCCGGGCGCTCGACGCCGACATAGTCAGCGTCCTCTCCCGGCCCGAGAAAAAGTTCGAGAACCGGACCATGATCTTCCGCCTCGCCGTCGAGGACCCCTCGACCGTCGTCCAGAGCCTGGAGATGGCCGGATACTCGGCCTCCTGGCTCACCATCCCCCGCCGTCCCCGCCGCTAA
- a CDS encoding aspartate kinase, whose protein sequence is MGIVVQKYGGSSVATAEHIAAVAARVGRARDSGQQLVVVVSAMGKTTDRLLRLAGEVSEDPAPREIDQLLATGEEQSVALLAMALHARGVDAVSLTGPQAGMRITGRYGSGIISEIKPDRMQGLLEEGKVVIVAGFQGMNALGDVMTLGRGGSDTTAVALAAALDADRCEVYTDVDGIYTADPRIVPEARRVATVSSEEMAEMAWRGAKVMHPRAVELGALYGVEIHVRSSFEEGPGTAIIGGDKLEYLGNLETRETVAGIVHDLDVSRISLTGIQTGPGTMSRIFTPLSERGISVDVIVESGQKEGTSDIAFTVGRGDFEEARRLAGEVAESLGGVVEGERELGKVSVVGTGMLNRPGYAAGMFGAMGRAGIPIRMVSTSEIQVTCVVPGDRVEEAVRILHEDFRLEERDV, encoded by the coding sequence TTGGGGATCGTCGTCCAGAAGTATGGCGGTAGCTCCGTTGCGACGGCGGAGCACATAGCGGCGGTCGCCGCCCGGGTAGGGCGCGCCAGGGACTCCGGGCAGCAGCTCGTGGTCGTGGTCTCGGCGATGGGCAAGACCACCGACCGCCTCCTGCGGCTCGCCGGGGAGGTCTCAGAAGACCCCGCCCCGCGTGAGATCGACCAGCTCCTGGCGACCGGCGAGGAGCAGTCGGTGGCGCTTTTGGCGATGGCCTTGCACGCCCGGGGCGTGGATGCCGTGTCTCTAACGGGTCCGCAGGCGGGGATGAGGATCACCGGCCGCTACGGGTCCGGCATCATATCGGAGATAAAGCCCGACAGGATGCAGGGTCTCCTGGAGGAGGGAAAGGTCGTGATCGTGGCCGGCTTCCAGGGTATGAACGCCCTCGGGGACGTGATGACCCTGGGTAGAGGCGGCTCGGACACGACCGCCGTGGCGCTCGCGGCGGCGCTCGACGCCGACCGCTGTGAGGTCTACACCGACGTGGACGGCATCTACACCGCGGACCCCCGAATCGTGCCCGAGGCGCGGCGCGTGGCCACGGTATCCTCCGAGGAGATGGCCGAGATGGCGTGGCGCGGGGCGAAGGTGATGCACCCGCGCGCCGTCGAGCTCGGGGCGTTGTACGGGGTCGAGATCCACGTCCGCTCCTCCTTCGAGGAGGGGCCGGGCACCGCCATAATAGGAGGAGATAAGTTGGAGTATCTGGGGAACCTCGAAACCCGGGAGACCGTCGCCGGCATCGTCCACGATCTCGACGTATCCCGCATAAGCCTGACCGGCATCCAGACCGGCCCCGGCACCATGAGCCGCATCTTCACCCCGCTGTCAGAGCGGGGCATCTCGGTGGACGTGATCGTGGAGAGCGGCCAGAAGGAGGGCACCTCGGACATCGCCTTTACCGTTGGGCGCGGCGACTTCGAGGAGGCCCGCCGGTTGGCGGGCGAGGTGGCGGAGTCCCTCGGCGGCGTGGTGGAGGGCGAGCGGGAGCTCGGCAAGGTATCCGTCGTCGGCACCGGGATGCTCAACCGCCCCGGCTACGCCGCGGGCATGTTCGGCGCGATGGGCCGGGCCGGGATACCGATCCGCATGGTCTCCACCAGCGAGATACAGGTCACCTGCGTCGTCCCCGGGGACCGGGTGGAGGAGGCGGTACGAATCTTGCACGAGGATTTCAGACTGGAGGAACGAGATGTTTAG